The DNA sequence TATGAAATCAGATAATATGAACGATTACGCAAAGGCCTGCGGATGGGCATTAGCAAGAGCTCACGCCCGCACAGGAGACCCTTCATTACTATCAGGATACTTAGGACAAAACGATGAGTTTGCAGATGCAATTGCTAAATTTTCTATTTTATATGCCGATCAAAATGAAGCGGATTACGATAAAATGCTGCAAGCCATAAAAGAAGGAAGATTACCTGTTTCGGAAGAATTGTAATGGTTATGAATGAAAACAGAATGTAATGATAAGGTTAAAAGTAAAAACATTTAACCATATGTAAGAAAATTATATCTACATATGTGTTAATTAGAGAAAAATAATTTATCTTTGAGAGTGTTGCAATAATTTGGTTTACTATACTCCGTATATAACTGACAAGCTTTTTCAACCAAATTCCTCAACTCGTCCCAAATTCGATTAAGATTTTAAGATTTCAACTCAGATTAAATTAATAATTAATTTAAATACCACAAGATGAATATTAGAACAAATCTTCGTTTAATTCCAGTATTGCTATTGGTTTTATTGTACAGTTGCTCCCCGACTGTAAAAGTTACAACAGATTATGATCATGCTGCTAATTTTAGTGAATTTAAAACGTTTGCAGTCTATGATTTAAAAGCTCAGGAAGGACAGGTCAGCCAACTCAATGTTGATCGTGTTACAAAAGCGATTCGTGCAGAAATGATTGCCAAAGGTTTCTCAGAAACCAGCAGCAATCCTGATTTAAAAGTAAATGCAGTCTCTATCTTAAAAAATAAACAATCCGTTACAGCCGATTCTAATTTTTACGGCTATGGCGGTATGTATCGTCCTTACGGATATTGGGGCGGTGGTGCAATGATGGGCGGCGCTACTACAACTTTCAACACCTATGATTATGTTGATGGTTCCCTTGTAATTGATATCGTATCTACAAAAACTCAAAAATTGGTTTGGCAGGGAATCGGTAATTCTCAAATCGACAGCAGACCGGATAATCCTGAAGAATTTATTGCTGCTTCGATCAAAAAAATACTGGAAGGTTTCCCTCCCGGTTTAGCAAAAAAATAACTTACAAAAATGTTATAGTAAAGCTGTACTTACCATAAGCGTGGTAAGTATGGCTTTATAAGATGATAACAGACTCCACCTCTGAAATTGTTAACAAAGGAATATATTAATTAATTTAAGCTTAATATATTATGATGGATATACTACTTTCACTTTTCTTTTTTATAGCGACAATTGTTGGTTTTGCCACTTCTTTTAGGATACTTTTTTCGCGGAAAAATTATGCTAAAAGTTTTTTTCTGGGACTATTTATGTTTAGTCTGGCGACCGTAAGTGTCTATAATTTTTACTTATCAGTAAGTGCCTTTAAAAATGTCCCTAATTTATTCGGTATCACAAAAGCATTTATCTTTTTAGTAGCACCCTGCTCTTTTTTATATGTCAGAAATGTATTGTTCTCGACTAAAATGTTTAAAAAATACGATTGGCTTCACTTTTTGCCCTTTGTCCTATACTTTGGTTTAACTTTTATAGTATGGATTGCTGCCGATGCAAATATTCCAATTATTGCATATGTTTCTTCCCGAATAAAAAATCCTTTCACCACATTAAGCCTCACCTTTTGGTTGGTGTATGCCTTTTGGCAGACCATGATGATCTTAAACTGTGATTTGGAAAAACTGGAAGGAAAACAAGCTAAAAAAATAAAAATCATACAATGGTTAAGAGTCTATAATCTGGTCATCTTGTTTTTGTTTTCTACACTTTTTGTACATTTTTTTCTAAAAGACGGGATTAAAAACATAGACACCGCTTGTTATATTTTGATTTCGTCAGTGCTTTTTTTCACCGTCGGAGGACTTTATTTTAAACCCCATCTTTTTGCAGATACCAATGAAACGTATCATTTTGAAGAGAATAAATCGGTACCAATTGAAGCAAACGAAGTCAAAGACACATCGCCTTTAATTAAAGAATTAACTACAGACAGAAGGAAGGAGGACCTGCTAAAACTGGATTCTATTTTTTCTGCAAAAAAACTCTTCCTCAAAAAAGATTTTGTAATTCGGGATCTCGCCGAAGAAACAGGGATATCCGTACATCAACTCTCCAATTTAATAAACTCGGAATTTAACCTTCATTTTCAGGATTATGTAAACCTGAAAAGGATAGAGTTTTTTAAAGACAAAATCAACGACCCGGAATGGAAAGATTTATCCCTCGAAGGGATGGCCTGGGGGTCCGGATTTAAATCCCGAACAACCTGTTTTAGGGCTTTTATAAAACATACCGGAAAATCGCCTTCCGAATATTTCAAAGCAATCAGAGAGGATTCAGATAAAACAAATGTCTTTTATCTGAAACAATCTTAAAAGTAAAAAACAGGCTAGAAGAATTGTTACGCTATATTAATTTTAAACACATTATTATGAAAGCAAAATTCTATCAGCATAAGCAAATAATTAAATCTATTAGTATTTTATTACTTCTGCTCGTTTCCTTTTTGGGTAATGCACAACTTAAAGGAGGTCATATCCTTGGAGGAATGGGCTTGCAATCCGGAACCCAGAGTCCCGAGAATACATTGGCAGTATATGTTCCGGGCTATTTTTACAGCGCATCATCGCTGCGAGATAGTGATGGAAATATTTCCGTTGCCAACCCAAATTTAGATATGTTTATTACCGGCGTTGGCGTATCCTGGGTCAGTGATTTTAAAATTTTAGGCGCTACTTACGGAGCTTCGGCTTTGTTTGCCTTTGCCTCCAATAAAATTGAAGGAAACAATGTAAATATCGACGGATCTTTAGCATTTACAGACACTTATATCGTGCCGTTACAACTAGGATGGCATCAAAAAAGAGCCGATTTTGTTTTTAGCTATCAAATGTACCTGCCAACAGGGAAATACGAAGCCGGAGCCACAGACAATAGCGGACTGGGAATGTTCATGAATGAATTTTCAGCCGGAACAACACTGTTTTTTAATGATAAAAAAACGTTTCACTTCTCCACATTAGCATCCTATGAAATTAATGGAAAAAAGAAAGACACCGATATTAAAACAGGAGACATCTTAAGTTTTGAAGGTGGTTTAGGAAAAACATTTTATGTGTTTAATGCCGAAAAAACAGCTCCAAAATCAATTATCAATGCAGGATTAATTTACTATTTACAATATAAAGTTACCTCAGATAAAATTCCATTGCCAATAGGAGGGCTTGTTTGGGAAGGTGACAAGGATCGTGTTGCTGCTTTAGGAGCAGAGGTAAATTTTCTGCACTTAAGCTCTAAATCTACAATTGGTTTGCGTTGGCTGGGAGAAATTGGCGCTGTAAACAGATTTCAGGGAAATACTTTTTTCCTGACACTGGCTCATATTTTTAGCACCGGTACCAAAAAAGGATAGCACAAAGTATTCTTAACCTTTTGGAGTCTGTGTTTCTGTTTTTAATGAATATGATAAATTTTACCTATATGAAAAATACAGTTTCAGATTTTTCTATTAAAAACGTAAAACTCTTTCAGAAAATTTTTCTTACGACCGTTTTTCTTCTGTTTTCAGTTACCACAATGACGGGACAAAAACAGCATATTAGTGTGCGAGATTCTATAGACGGAGCAATAGATTTAAGCGATTATATTATCTACGCACATGGTTTTATTGTAGTCCCAACAATAATAACCGAACCGGCTTTGGGTGGAATTGGAGGAGCCATTGTTCCTGTCTTTCTAAAAAAACATGCCCCCGTTATTGATGAAAATGGAAAGAAAAGAATCGTAAATCCTGATATTACAGGAGGCATCGGAATGTATACCGGAAACAAAAGCTGGATGGCTGGTGCTTTTCGTTCGGGCAGTTTTATAAAGGCCAGAATGACCTACAAAGTGATGGCGGGTTATGGTGATATTAATATGTCTTTTTATGAAAATTTACCAACCGGAAAAGATTTGGAATTTAAGTTTAATTTTAAATCTTTTGTTTTTTATACGCAGGTTTTAAAACAATTCAGAAATCCAAAATGGAGTGCCGGTCCGCAATACCTTTTGTTGGACTCAAAAATAAAATTACCGGGGGACAATCTTCCTTCTTTTTTAAAGCCAAAGGATTTTAAAAGTACAGTGAGTCAGTTTGGTGGTGCCATTCAGTTTGATGGCCGTGATAATATTTTTACCCCTGATAAAGGAATTAGACTGCAATCGGATTTTTTCTGGTCTGATGATATACTCGGAAGCGATTACGATGCCTGGCGTGTGAATCTTTCCGCGATTGGATATCATCCTATAACAAAAAAGTTAATCGGAGGCTTACGCATCGAAGGCGAACAAGCATTTGGAAGTCCGCCATTCTACCTTTTACCCGGCATTAATTTACGCGGTGTCCCAATGGGAAGGTATCAGGGAAAAACCAGTTTGGTCTCTGAAGTCGAACTGCGATGGGATTTATACCGAAGATGGAGTCTTATGGGGTACGCAGGTGTAGCTAGTGCCTTTAACGATTGGGACAAAGTCTTTGATAAACCGGTGGTCTACAATTACGGAACCGGATTCCGATATTTACTTGCCCGAAAATTCAAACTCAGAATGGGCGTTGATGTAGCAAAAGGCCCTGAAGATTGGGCTTATTACATTGTTTTTGGAAGTAATTGGATGAGGTAATTCCTTTTTAACGATAAAAAAACGGTTTAAATTTTATCTGGCTATTTTTTTGAGTTGTTGATATAAAGGTTTTTTGTAGTTCTTGCTTTTAGATTATTCTGCCACGAATTTCACGAATGTCATTCAGACAGGAAATGCTAAAATAAAATGGCACGCAGATCCAGCAGATTTTAGCAGATTTTTTTATCAGTTCTATAGCTGAAATCTGCTGTATCTGCGTAAAAAAAAAGATCAAAATAATCCAAAAACAACAAATTAAAACCACTCTTTATCCGTAACTTAAAAAGTGTCAAATAGAATTAACCAGATCCCTACAGATTAAATCCTTTCAATCTTTTTAATCAGTGGCAAAAAATAATTCGCGCCCATTCGTGAAATTAGTGGCTATTCATTTGAGCCACAGACTAAGAGATTTAGACAAATTAAATGTGTTTATCAAGAATTGCAGAGATGGACCAGAGGTGTAATATTTTGTCTAACAAGTATCAATAGTATAGTTTGCTTCGAACAGAATGGACTTGTTTAGCTGACCAATATATTTTCGTAGCAAAAGGATATATTTTCGAGCAAACTAAAAACGGTATTTTTTCTTACATTTGAAATAAGAT is a window from the Flavobacterium cupriresistens genome containing:
- a CDS encoding DUF4136 domain-containing protein; the encoded protein is MNIRTNLRLIPVLLLVLLYSCSPTVKVTTDYDHAANFSEFKTFAVYDLKAQEGQVSQLNVDRVTKAIRAEMIAKGFSETSSNPDLKVNAVSILKNKQSVTADSNFYGYGGMYRPYGYWGGGAMMGGATTTFNTYDYVDGSLVIDIVSTKTQKLVWQGIGNSQIDSRPDNPEEFIAASIKKILEGFPPGLAKK
- a CDS encoding helix-turn-helix domain-containing protein encodes the protein MMDILLSLFFFIATIVGFATSFRILFSRKNYAKSFFLGLFMFSLATVSVYNFYLSVSAFKNVPNLFGITKAFIFLVAPCSFLYVRNVLFSTKMFKKYDWLHFLPFVLYFGLTFIVWIAADANIPIIAYVSSRIKNPFTTLSLTFWLVYAFWQTMMILNCDLEKLEGKQAKKIKIIQWLRVYNLVILFLFSTLFVHFFLKDGIKNIDTACYILISSVLFFTVGGLYFKPHLFADTNETYHFEENKSVPIEANEVKDTSPLIKELTTDRRKEDLLKLDSIFSAKKLFLKKDFVIRDLAEETGISVHQLSNLINSEFNLHFQDYVNLKRIEFFKDKINDPEWKDLSLEGMAWGSGFKSRTTCFRAFIKHTGKSPSEYFKAIREDSDKTNVFYLKQS
- a CDS encoding SphA family protein codes for the protein MKAKFYQHKQIIKSISILLLLLVSFLGNAQLKGGHILGGMGLQSGTQSPENTLAVYVPGYFYSASSLRDSDGNISVANPNLDMFITGVGVSWVSDFKILGATYGASALFAFASNKIEGNNVNIDGSLAFTDTYIVPLQLGWHQKRADFVFSYQMYLPTGKYEAGATDNSGLGMFMNEFSAGTTLFFNDKKTFHFSTLASYEINGKKKDTDIKTGDILSFEGGLGKTFYVFNAEKTAPKSIINAGLIYYLQYKVTSDKIPLPIGGLVWEGDKDRVAALGAEVNFLHLSSKSTIGLRWLGEIGAVNRFQGNTFFLTLAHIFSTGTKKG
- a CDS encoding BamA/TamA family outer membrane protein, with the translated sequence MKNTVSDFSIKNVKLFQKIFLTTVFLLFSVTTMTGQKQHISVRDSIDGAIDLSDYIIYAHGFIVVPTIITEPALGGIGGAIVPVFLKKHAPVIDENGKKRIVNPDITGGIGMYTGNKSWMAGAFRSGSFIKARMTYKVMAGYGDINMSFYENLPTGKDLEFKFNFKSFVFYTQVLKQFRNPKWSAGPQYLLLDSKIKLPGDNLPSFLKPKDFKSTVSQFGGAIQFDGRDNIFTPDKGIRLQSDFFWSDDILGSDYDAWRVNLSAIGYHPITKKLIGGLRIEGEQAFGSPPFYLLPGINLRGVPMGRYQGKTSLVSEVELRWDLYRRWSLMGYAGVASAFNDWDKVFDKPVVYNYGTGFRYLLARKFKLRMGVDVAKGPEDWAYYIVFGSNWMR